Part of the Paeniglutamicibacter sulfureus genome, ATGGGTATCCGTGAAGAGCATCGCGCCCAAATGCTGCGCGAGATCCAGGGTGCCACGCTGGACCTCGTGGAAGAGAAGGGGATGGATGCCACCACGATCGGCGACATCGCCGCACGCGTGGGCATTTCCGAGCGCACCGTCTTTCGCTACTACTCTTCCAAGGAACATGCCCTCATGCCCGGCCAGCAGGGCCTGATCGACGCCCTGGTGGCCTGCGAAAGCCGGCATGGCAATGCCGCCGGGATCCTGGGTGACCTGTTGGCCGTGTGCCGCGAGCTCTTCGCCCTGGAGGTTGCAGAGAGCGACTTCCGCAGGATTTCCCGACTGATGGTCCAGGAACCGGAGATGATGCGGGTTGCCACGCGCCAGGAGCGAAACCTTGTCGAGGGGCTTAGTGCGTCGTTGGCGCAACGGGGCCCGCTGCGGCCGATCCA contains:
- a CDS encoding TetR/AcrR family transcriptional regulator, yielding MGIREEHRAQMLREIQGATLDLVEEKGMDATTIGDIAARVGISERTVFRYYSSKEHALMPGQQGLIDALVACESRHGNAAGILGDLLAVCRELFALEVAESDFRRISRLMVQEPEMMRVATRQERNLVEGLSASLAQRGPLRPIQALLVAEVVTAAWRVAWQSFARQEFDGVDSDPLALFDETVRELGKLFPGT